One Phycisphaera mikurensis NBRC 102666 DNA window includes the following coding sequences:
- the rffA gene encoding dTDP-4-amino-4,6-dideoxygalactose transaminase — protein sequence MPEAPAPPPRIPFNKPFVAGKELFYIAQAVTKGNLGGDGFYTRACCRLMEERFGVPHVLLTPSCTASLEMAATLCGFEPGDEVILPSYTFVSTASAFVRAGAKPVFVDVRPDTLNIDETQIEAAVTERTRAICVVHYAGIACEMDTILAIAERNGLRVVEDAAQGVNAFYKGRALGSMGDLGCYSFHETKNLICGEGGALCINDPALLRRSEILRDKGTNRQAFFRGDVDKYTWVDVGSSYVPSEITSAFLYAQLEEMDRITRRRAEIFRRYAEGLAPEVAAGRLRPPHAPAGCVGNHHLFYAILASTEARDAALEAFRAANIQAVFHYVPLHAAPMGRELAGGRSLPVTEDLAARLLRLPMFFDLTETEQDRVIATFRGFLAGGPPPDA from the coding sequence ATGCCGGAAGCTCCCGCCCCACCCCCACGGATCCCCTTCAACAAGCCCTTCGTGGCGGGCAAGGAGCTCTTCTACATCGCGCAGGCGGTGACCAAGGGCAACCTCGGCGGCGACGGCTTCTACACGCGGGCGTGCTGCCGGCTGATGGAGGAACGCTTCGGGGTGCCGCACGTGCTGCTCACGCCCTCGTGCACGGCGTCGCTGGAGATGGCGGCGACGCTCTGCGGCTTCGAGCCCGGCGACGAGGTCATCCTGCCCTCGTACACGTTCGTGTCGACGGCCTCGGCTTTCGTGCGCGCCGGCGCGAAGCCGGTGTTCGTCGACGTGCGGCCCGACACGCTGAACATCGACGAGACGCAGATCGAGGCGGCCGTCACCGAGCGGACACGCGCGATCTGCGTCGTCCACTACGCCGGGATCGCCTGCGAGATGGACACGATCCTGGCCATCGCGGAGCGGAACGGGCTGCGCGTGGTCGAGGACGCGGCGCAGGGCGTCAACGCCTTCTACAAGGGCCGCGCCCTCGGCTCGATGGGCGACCTGGGCTGCTACAGCTTCCACGAGACCAAGAACTTGATCTGCGGCGAGGGCGGGGCGTTGTGCATCAACGACCCGGCGCTGCTGCGGCGCTCGGAGATCCTCCGCGACAAGGGGACCAACCGGCAGGCCTTCTTCCGCGGCGACGTCGACAAGTACACCTGGGTCGACGTGGGCTCGTCCTACGTGCCCAGCGAGATCACCTCGGCCTTCCTCTACGCGCAGCTCGAGGAGATGGACCGCATCACCCGGCGGCGGGCGGAGATCTTCCGCCGCTACGCGGAGGGCCTCGCGCCGGAGGTCGCCGCCGGCCGGCTGCGGCCGCCGCACGCGCCCGCGGGCTGCGTCGGCAACCACCACCTCTTCTACGCGATCCTGGCGTCGACCGAGGCCCGGGACGCGGCGCTGGAAGCCTTCCGCGCCGCGAACATCCAGGCGGTTTTCCACTACGTGCCGCTGCACGCGGCGCCGATGGGCCGCGAGCTCGCCGGGGGCCGATCGCTCCCGGTGACCGAGGACCTCGCCGCCCGGCTGCTCCGCCTGCCCATGTTCTTCGACCTGACCGAGACGGAGCAGGATCGCGTGATCGCCACCTTCCGCGGGTTCCTCGCGGGCGGGCCGCCGCCCGACGCGTGA
- a CDS encoding glycosyltransferase family 2 protein, whose protein sequence is MSLAPPIEVSVIVPVYRSQNTLRELWTRLEATLSARYAADAWEVVFVDDESPDDSWQVLEQLAAAAPQARIIQLMRNFGQHNALMCGFHHADGRVLVTIDDDLQHEPECVPRLVDTLLEDGHDLVYGVYEVKRHAGGRNLGSALVNGFYRVVFRMPVSVTSFRAVRRELIEAVVRYDLNFTYIDGLLAWNTRRIGMVEVPHHARAGGRSGYSLSKLVGLAMNVFTNFSLLPLQAVSILGLLAAAVGLSLGVWYLLWALLSEIAVPGYASIIVAVLVLGGIQLLSLGIVGEYLGRLHLNVNRKPQFTVRTGPTRRG, encoded by the coding sequence TTGAGCCTCGCCCCCCCGATCGAGGTCTCGGTGATCGTCCCGGTCTACCGCTCGCAGAACACCCTGCGGGAGCTTTGGACGCGGCTGGAGGCGACGCTCTCCGCCCGCTACGCGGCCGACGCCTGGGAGGTCGTCTTCGTCGACGACGAGAGCCCCGACGACAGCTGGCAGGTGCTCGAGCAGCTCGCCGCCGCGGCGCCGCAGGCCCGGATCATCCAGCTCATGCGGAACTTCGGCCAGCACAACGCGCTCATGTGCGGCTTCCACCACGCGGACGGCCGGGTGCTGGTGACGATCGACGACGACCTCCAGCACGAGCCCGAGTGCGTCCCCCGCCTGGTCGACACGCTGCTCGAGGACGGGCACGACCTGGTCTACGGCGTGTACGAGGTGAAGCGGCACGCCGGCGGGCGGAACCTCGGCTCGGCGCTGGTGAACGGCTTCTACCGCGTGGTCTTCCGGATGCCGGTCTCGGTGACGAGCTTCCGGGCGGTGCGGCGGGAGCTGATCGAGGCGGTGGTCCGCTACGACCTCAACTTCACCTACATCGACGGCCTGCTCGCTTGGAACACCCGCCGCATCGGCATGGTGGAGGTGCCGCATCACGCCCGGGCCGGCGGCCGCTCCGGCTACTCGCTCTCGAAGCTGGTGGGCCTGGCGATGAACGTCTTCACCAACTTCTCGCTGCTGCCGCTGCAGGCGGTGTCGATCCTGGGCCTGCTCGCCGCGGCGGTCGGGCTGAGCCTGGGCGTGTGGTACCTGCTCTGGGCGCTGCTCTCGGAGATCGCCGTGCCCGGCTACGCCTCGATCATCGTCGCCGTGCTCGTGCTCGGCGGCATCCAGCTGCTGAGCCTGGGCATCGTGGGCGAGTACCTCGGGCGGCTGCACCTCAACGTCAACCGCAAGCCGCAGTTCACCGTGCGGACCGGGCCGACGCGGCGGGGCTGA
- a CDS encoding methionyl-tRNA formyltransferase, translating to MPRTLLCLATRKGLAVAESLRRADADRLAVCTFHETGVVHAFDADIHRAAGARGIPVIPLARWREDPLGVVAEHGIERILCVGWRYLVDAATADAVGGDVIVAHDSLLPKLRGFAPLPTALLTGETRTGVTFLRACDRVDAGGVYWQAAVGIGPRDTIADLIDKVVPLYVEGARALLAGEFGDPVPQDEDAATFSLWRDDADYRIDWSLDAAAIERAVRALGDPYPGARSTLGGRAVVIHRAAVLPEVRFALRQPGKLWSLGSGGEPEVVCGAGLLRIEHMTFGDGSPALPLTRLRQRFGA from the coding sequence ATGCCCCGAACGCTTCTCTGTCTCGCCACCCGGAAAGGGCTCGCCGTCGCGGAGTCGCTCCGCCGGGCCGACGCCGACCGGCTCGCGGTGTGCACCTTCCACGAGACCGGCGTGGTCCACGCCTTCGACGCGGACATCCACCGGGCCGCCGGAGCGCGGGGCATCCCGGTGATTCCGCTCGCCCGCTGGCGGGAGGACCCGCTGGGCGTCGTGGCCGAGCACGGCATCGAGCGCATCCTGTGCGTCGGCTGGAGGTACCTCGTCGACGCGGCCACGGCCGATGCCGTCGGCGGCGACGTGATCGTCGCGCACGACTCGCTGCTGCCGAAGCTCCGCGGCTTCGCTCCGCTGCCCACGGCGCTGCTCACCGGCGAGACGCGGACCGGCGTCACCTTCCTGCGGGCCTGCGACCGCGTCGATGCCGGCGGGGTGTACTGGCAGGCCGCCGTGGGCATCGGCCCGCGGGACACGATCGCCGATCTCATCGACAAGGTCGTCCCGCTCTACGTCGAGGGTGCGCGGGCGCTGCTCGCCGGCGAGTTCGGCGATCCGGTGCCCCAGGACGAGGACGCCGCGACCTTCAGCCTCTGGCGCGACGACGCGGATTACCGGATCGACTGGTCGCTGGATGCGGCCGCGATCGAGCGGGCCGTCCGCGCGCTCGGCGACCCCTACCCGGGAGCCCGGTCGACGCTGGGCGGCCGCGCCGTCGTCATTCACCGGGCGGCCGTGCTGCCGGAGGTCCGCTTCGCGCTCCGGCAGCCGGGCAAGCTCTGGAGCCTCGGTTCCGGCGGCGAGCCCGAGGTCGTCTGCGGCGCGGGGCTGCTGCGGATCGAGCACATGACCTTCGGCGACGGCAGCCCCGCCCTGCCGCTCACCCGCCTCCGTCAGAGGTTCGGCGCTTGA
- the rfbA gene encoding glucose-1-phosphate thymidylyltransferase RfbA, with protein MKGILLAGGHGTRLAPLTGAISKQLLPVYNKPMIYYPLSVLMLAGVREVMVISTPTHLPLFGQVLGDGSAWGMRFHFVEQAEPRGLAQAFTLDPGFHGTEPACLILGDNLIYGSGLARTLASAAAAARRPGGGAAIFGYPVRDPRAYGVVEVDGGGRAVSLEEKPARPRGHLAVPGLYFYDGSAGERAAALAPSPRGELEITDLNRTYLDDGLLSVERWGRGMAWLDAGTHESLLEAQNFVRTVEQRQGTMIGCPEEIALRSGWIGADDVLRVADAMGDNRYASYLRWVAGPRDGPAEAWA; from the coding sequence GTGAAGGGCATCCTCCTCGCCGGCGGCCACGGCACGCGGCTCGCGCCGCTGACCGGGGCGATCAGCAAGCAGCTGCTGCCGGTCTACAACAAGCCGATGATCTACTACCCGCTCAGCGTGCTGATGCTCGCGGGCGTGCGGGAGGTCATGGTGATCTCCACGCCCACGCACCTCCCGCTCTTCGGGCAGGTCCTCGGCGACGGCTCCGCGTGGGGCATGCGCTTCCACTTCGTGGAGCAGGCCGAGCCGCGCGGCCTGGCCCAGGCCTTCACGCTGGACCCCGGCTTCCACGGCACCGAGCCGGCCTGCCTGATCCTCGGCGACAACCTCATCTACGGCAGCGGGCTGGCGCGGACGCTGGCGTCCGCGGCCGCCGCCGCCCGGCGGCCCGGCGGCGGGGCGGCGATCTTCGGCTACCCCGTGCGCGACCCGCGGGCCTACGGCGTGGTCGAGGTCGACGGCGGCGGCCGGGCGGTCAGCCTCGAGGAGAAGCCGGCGCGGCCGCGCGGGCACCTCGCGGTGCCGGGGCTCTACTTCTACGACGGCTCCGCGGGCGAGCGGGCCGCGGCGCTGGCGCCCTCTCCGCGCGGCGAGCTGGAGATCACCGACCTGAACCGCACGTACCTCGACGACGGCTTGCTGAGCGTCGAGCGGTGGGGCCGGGGCATGGCCTGGCTGGACGCGGGCACGCACGAGTCGCTGCTGGAGGCGCAGAACTTCGTGCGGACGGTGGAGCAGCGGCAGGGCACGATGATCGGCTGCCCCGAGGAGATCGCGCTGCGGAGCGGCTGGATCGGCGCGGACGACGTGCTCCGCGTCGCCGACGCGATGGGCGACAACCGCTACGCGTCGTACCTCCGCTGGGTGGCCGGGCCCCGGGACGGACCGGCCGAGGCGTGGGCATGA
- a CDS encoding motility associated factor glycosyltransferase family protein, translated as MPWRPGFPNRRKPLGYLRLLRARHRFHDRVRPGFRPGSPRPRLVDVTGDKARLAALRDRHAGRRCFVLGNGPSLAAMDPAPLRDEVTIGSNGLYTRFASWGFATDYLLFEDLEQTELRGPDLPGIRGPLKLAGLHNAYAFRADRDTVFFNARPGDRFYWDHLAPMFSRDFAEIVYLNSTVTTIGLQLAYHLGCDPVVLLGVDHDYGRLPALFKPGKIRVTADNLDLVRGCHFDPGYYKLGDLIGVPDVGLQERGYREARRVFERDGRRVLNATAGGKLEVFERVSLAEVWTL; from the coding sequence ATGCCCTGGCGCCCCGGCTTCCCGAACCGGCGCAAGCCGCTGGGCTACCTGCGCCTGCTCCGGGCCCGGCACCGCTTCCACGACCGGGTGCGGCCGGGCTTCCGCCCCGGCTCGCCGCGCCCGCGTCTGGTCGACGTGACCGGCGACAAGGCGCGGCTCGCGGCGCTGCGCGACCGCCACGCCGGCCGGCGCTGCTTCGTCCTCGGCAACGGCCCGAGCCTCGCGGCGATGGACCCGGCGCCGCTGCGCGACGAGGTGACGATCGGCAGCAACGGCCTCTACACCCGCTTCGCCTCGTGGGGGTTCGCCACCGATTACCTGCTCTTCGAGGACCTCGAGCAGACCGAGCTGCGCGGGCCCGACCTGCCGGGGATCCGCGGGCCCCTGAAGCTCGCGGGCCTGCACAACGCGTACGCCTTCCGGGCCGACCGCGACACGGTGTTCTTCAACGCCCGGCCCGGCGACCGCTTCTACTGGGACCACCTCGCGCCGATGTTCAGCCGGGACTTCGCGGAGATCGTCTACCTCAACTCGACCGTGACGACGATCGGGCTGCAGCTGGCCTACCACCTCGGCTGCGACCCCGTCGTGCTCTTGGGCGTCGATCACGACTACGGCCGGCTGCCCGCGCTCTTCAAGCCCGGAAAGATCCGCGTCACGGCGGACAACCTCGACCTGGTCCGCGGCTGCCACTTCGACCCGGGCTACTACAAGCTCGGCGACCTGATCGGCGTGCCCGACGTCGGGCTGCAGGAGCGGGGCTACCGGGAGGCCCGGCGGGTCTTCGAGCGGGACGGCCGGCGGGTGCTCAACGCGACCGCGGGCGGGAAGCTGGAGGTTTTCGAGCGTGTGAGCCTCGCGGAGGTCTGGACCCTGTGA
- a CDS encoding glycosyltransferase, translating to MNGSRPPRVLLISHAADRTGAPRSLLELLGFFCVHTAWDLRVLLIETGPLAPAFAALAPTELLHPPRTAGGKARSAARSAAWAAGSGHPRRAWKLATGGLGVPLTPGEQADRSAHARAAAARARAWAPDLLYANTAATWPAVRRLLPPQAAGRLLVHVRELASTLDRLGGAAELLARADRVLAVSPPVRALLAGAWGVPAAKLGEGPVALHDEAFAAAEPDAAAWPAGVGPRVLMLGSATRRKGADLFAAAAAAPGWPAGTRFLWVGDGPEAASLRRAGGRIRWEAARADPRPLLAAADLLLLSSRDDPSPRVVPEAAARGVPAACFAASGGAAGFVAPPGEPPAGVAVPAGFDPAELAAAAGGLLGDPPALAAAGVAARSRADSVRLGVVGPRIVAEVEALLPPVRGRVGGARS from the coding sequence GTGAACGGGTCGCGCCCCCCGCGCGTGCTGCTGATCTCGCACGCGGCCGACCGCACCGGTGCGCCCCGCAGCTTGCTGGAGTTGCTCGGGTTCTTCTGCGTCCACACCGCGTGGGACCTGCGCGTGCTGCTGATCGAGACCGGTCCGCTCGCCCCGGCCTTCGCCGCGCTCGCTCCCACCGAGCTCCTTCACCCGCCGCGGACCGCGGGCGGGAAAGCGCGCTCGGCCGCGCGGTCCGCGGCGTGGGCGGCGGGGTCGGGTCACCCGCGGCGGGCTTGGAAGCTGGCGACGGGCGGGCTCGGGGTCCCGTTGACGCCGGGGGAGCAAGCGGACCGAAGCGCGCACGCCCGGGCGGCCGCCGCGCGGGCGCGGGCGTGGGCGCCCGATCTCCTGTACGCGAACACGGCGGCCACGTGGCCGGCGGTGCGGCGGCTGCTGCCGCCGCAGGCCGCGGGCCGGCTGCTCGTTCACGTGCGCGAGCTCGCCTCCACGCTCGACCGCCTCGGCGGCGCCGCGGAGCTGCTGGCGCGGGCCGATCGGGTGCTCGCCGTGTCGCCGCCGGTGCGGGCGCTGCTGGCCGGGGCGTGGGGCGTGCCGGCGGCGAAGCTCGGCGAGGGACCCGTGGCGCTGCACGACGAGGCCTTCGCGGCGGCCGAGCCCGACGCGGCGGCCTGGCCCGCCGGCGTCGGGCCACGCGTGCTGATGCTCGGCTCGGCCACCCGCCGCAAGGGGGCCGACCTCTTCGCCGCCGCGGCGGCGGCGCCCGGGTGGCCCGCGGGCACCCGCTTCCTCTGGGTGGGCGACGGGCCCGAGGCGGCGTCGCTCCGCCGCGCCGGCGGCCGGATCCGCTGGGAGGCCGCCCGCGCCGACCCGCGCCCGCTGCTCGCCGCGGCCGACCTGCTGCTGCTGAGCTCGCGCGACGACCCGTCGCCCCGCGTCGTGCCCGAGGCCGCCGCCCGGGGCGTGCCGGCCGCCTGCTTCGCGGCCTCGGGCGGGGCGGCCGGCTTCGTCGCGCCCCCCGGCGAGCCTCCCGCGGGCGTGGCGGTGCCGGCCGGGTTCGACCCGGCCGAGCTCGCCGCCGCCGCTGGCGGGCTACTCGGCGACCCGCCGGCGCTGGCCGCCGCCGGGGTCGCCGCGCGGTCCCGGGCGGATTCGGTCCGCCTCGGCGTCGTCGGCCCGCGGATCGTCGCCGAGGTGGAGGCGCTGCTGCCCCCGGTCCGCGGCCGCGTCGGAGGGGCGCGATCATGA
- a CDS encoding glycosyltransferase family 2 protein → MSLPTPPLRSAWDRLSDPPRVSVVMTSFNYGRFVEEAIRSVAQQTRLPDELLVVDDGSSDDSVARIHALLPTLPFATRFEATPNRGQAAAINLACSWATGGVVAFLDSDDLWAPTKLERMLSLMAGQPGAAVYQHNLADGRGGLKRPVVVSGDPQLHWEALGFVNLATHASLHDLFLPTSGLVLERSVLDRVLPVPEALITCPDAYLTRCALRFGPLVSSAEVLGTWRDHGGNAGRGDRFGRRRFWLPVIAPAINAFHRRHGSPVRFGEDRLAAWAGRLGFDAIKERRRRG, encoded by the coding sequence ATGAGCCTGCCCACGCCCCCGCTGCGCTCGGCCTGGGATCGCCTCTCCGACCCGCCCCGCGTGTCGGTGGTGATGACCAGCTTCAACTACGGCCGGTTCGTGGAGGAAGCGATCCGCAGCGTCGCGCAGCAGACCCGCCTCCCCGACGAGCTGCTCGTCGTCGACGACGGCTCCAGCGACGACTCGGTCGCGCGGATCCATGCCCTGCTCCCGACGCTGCCCTTCGCCACCCGCTTCGAGGCGACGCCCAACCGCGGCCAGGCCGCCGCGATCAACCTCGCCTGCTCCTGGGCGACGGGTGGCGTCGTGGCCTTCCTCGACAGCGACGACCTCTGGGCCCCGACGAAGCTCGAGCGGATGCTCTCGCTCATGGCCGGTCAGCCCGGCGCCGCCGTCTACCAGCACAACCTCGCCGACGGCCGCGGCGGCTTGAAGCGGCCGGTCGTCGTCTCCGGCGACCCGCAGCTGCACTGGGAGGCGCTCGGCTTCGTGAACCTGGCGACCCACGCGAGCCTGCACGACCTCTTCCTGCCGACCTCGGGTTTGGTCCTCGAACGCAGCGTGCTCGACCGCGTGCTCCCCGTTCCCGAGGCGCTGATCACCTGCCCCGACGCCTACCTCACCCGCTGCGCCCTGCGCTTCGGCCCGCTGGTCTCCTCGGCCGAGGTGCTGGGCACCTGGCGCGACCACGGCGGCAACGCCGGCCGCGGCGACCGCTTCGGCCGCCGGAGGTTCTGGCTCCCCGTGATCGCTCCCGCGATCAACGCCTTCCACCGGCGGCACGGCAGCCCCGTCCGCTTCGGCGAGGACCGGCTCGCCGCTTGGGCGGGTCGGCTCGGGTTCGACGCAATCAAGGAGCGGCGACGCCGTGGCTGA